TCGGCCCATATGGCCCTTCTAGGATGACTTGGCTCATGTGGCCTAATACTCTCTCTGCTGTGGTTAGAAGCATAGAACCTGATGGTAATACCAGCCACCTTGCTGGAGCCAGTATGGGACTGGCTTCTGAAACATCAACACAAATTTGTTAAACAGTCACATACTATTAGTGGTTAATAACCTGTTGTATGCTTGTCTCATTGTTACAGGTAGCAAGTATATTGGTACACTTGGCAAGGCTAAGTTTGCTTAGAATTATTAGTGATATCAAAGTGAACAATGACCTATGTAGATCTCACCTTGTGAGGGGAAAAAGACTTGTCAATGATGCGATAAGGTATTCCTTTTAGCTCCATATTTGTACACGTTTTGGGTTCCTAATCTCCATAGTTCCATTCGGCACATCAAAACTAAAAAGATGCCTAGATACTAAGTGCAGTAGTGTAGTAAATTGTTTGAATCTTTGTGAATCTATGTTTCGTCATGGTAGGATAGCGGAAAAAATACTGAATCCTTCGAGGGAAGATCAGAAAAAACCGAAGAATGCCTTCGGTATCGAATTGGAGCGGATTGCGGCAACAGGAATACTTGTATGTTTCCCACCCACCCACAAAGGGATTTATCTTCCAGTTATATGTTCATGATGTCCAACCCTTGTCCATTCTTACATTTTTCTTCCCCTGCTTTTGTGGTTATTTAGTTTTCTCTCCACTGATTAAGAATCCAATAGATTTGCAACTCTCAGGATTCCATGGATTGTGTTTTTACATAAACAATTGGTGCATTAAATTTCATGTTTGTCATGGTTACCATAAAGCTTCCTTTTAACATCACCATGCCTTCACATTTCTCCTGTTTTTTGCATGCCTCAATGTGACTCTTATCATATTCCCTTTCTATTTAGGTCCTTCTCTTGAGTCATGTCAGCATAGACAAGCATGCACCCAAATACTTTTCAACCCCATTTTCCAATGAAGACATAACACAAACACTAGCATTATATCCGAAATTCTTTACATAAGAATTATCTCCCGGCATCCTTGAATCCATTTGTAACCGGATACGGCAGAGTTGTAGCTAGGATTGTGAAACGTTGGAATTTTATTTACTTAaatgttgttagtttcttctcaACCAGGTAGATGTGTGAATGCCATGTTTTTTCTATTGATGATACTGTTGTTGTAGTTGGAAGCACTTGAAATTGTTGGACATCTTGACTCTGGAAGAATGGCAATACAAGCATGGGCACCAGCGGTACTTTTCCTGTGCTTCATTTATACATTTGGCAATTATTGGATACATCATCTTTTTTGTTTGCTTCTAACAAAACAATGTTCACTCTAGAACTCGGTACTCTTGCTAAGGCTTCCTCGGGAACATATGAAGCATGGATACTTCAAGATTGATGTTGTGCGCATACCAGACAAATGCTGGCTATTCATATGGCCAGCAAAATATCGCATAAGTCTTCGATATACCACGTTACGAATCCATTTTAATAAATTTGAAAAGGTCCGATACACCACTGTTGCATGTTGAATTTACTTAATCATGTAATAATTATGTTTTATCAACTTGACTGCTTATATACAGTTTCTTCATTTAGCTTTTGTTGTAGTAATGCATGTTGCTTTATTCATATAATTCCTACTTCGTTCTCAGTGGGTCAATGGGATGAGACTTATTGTTGTTCTAGAATTTATAAAGTGAATGCATTTTATTTTAAAAATTCGGTCACTAATTGTAATGGTCTCGTTCAGTTTATTATTTTATGGTATATGCATGGCAAAATTTTGTTTTACTGTTCTAAGTTACAAATCCCACACATAAAACTGTGTCAAATGACAAGGATACAGCTGCTTCTGCATACTTGACCAACTTCCTTCTGTGTTACGGTATTCATGCCTAATTTACCTTTGGTGTCTTAGCTGACTTGGATCTCTCTGTTTCAGTTTGATTATGAACATTTTGAACAAGCTCTGCGCAGGTGGGTTTCACTTTACAATGAGGTATGTGTTGGGTCCTTGGACTGTGAatttcatttatttatttattgaaCCTTTCTGCTTAATATGATCTGCAGTCAGCACAGACTACAGAACTAAATAACCATTTTAACACGATATTTACTGTTGCAGCCTCGTACACGAAACATAGTGTCCAACGCCCTCAGGCCGCTCTACATGAAATGCTGGAGGACCCTCGTCGGTGCTACTCGGCACGCTCCTTTCATGGATGCACCACATTTGCAAGATTTGCTGGCTGAGTCACAGCAAATAATGAAGGAATTGGGAGGAGAGAACAATATGATGACGGGCAGTGTGGATTTTGGTGATGCAGAGGAATAACCATGTCAGACTCGGTCATTGACAGTACATGTAGTTATACAAAGTCTATCTAGGATCGCTTCATGATTTTTTGGATTTCCTGTGCAAAATGAGTGCTTGCACTCCTTTTGTCTTATTTTTCAAAACAACTCTTTTGGGTAGAATATCAAAAGATTAATTAATGTACTGTTCAGAGTATCCAAATGCTAACGACTGTTTTTGTCGCTGTGTGTGTCGACAGTACAACAACTTGCGTTCAAGTTTCAAACAAGCATCAATttataaatgggtttaaactagCGTTTGGAACCCAATACATAGGCATGCAAATTTGGAACCTCCAGGGTGTTTTTGCACCCTCTGACCCTACAACCAAATTTTCAGAATTCACCTCATTTGAAAAATAGTGTGTTTTTTTTAACAAATTTGCATCCCTTTAGGTCCCGAATTTGCATCCCACCAAAACAGTTGCGTGGATTTGCGAAAAGAATGGGGGTTCCACGTGTAGCCTCTGCGGCACTAACCTGTATGAAGCACATGTGACATATGACCAACAAGTTTTCAGAAGAAACTGATGTTCTAACTAGGAACTAACAACACTACGGAAACAGCTAGCTTGAACAATCATTTAACTACAGAACTGTACAACCTCATCACAACACAATCAAACGACAGCAATGCAGTAACAAACCAATATCATAGTGACGCGCAAAGAAAAGAGGTTGACGGCCCTGTTTCCAAAATTCAGGCAACAGTTCTGCAGACCCACGCTGACGTATAAAGGATGTACAAACAATTTGATCCGTGATGAGCCCTCTCCTGGGTTCTTGCACAAAATTCCACTAGATGGATAAACAGCGTATGAGAGATCGATGCCCAGTTGAATCAAGATGTCTTGGCTTTATTCCCATACTTGGTACAACAACAAATGTGCATCCCACACTTTACAATGTTGAGAGGACAAATAAAGAATGGCTAGTAAGGAGATAACAATTTCTCCTCTAGGTCACGGAAACCTCGGTACACATTATCTGTTTGGTTCTGTGGGAGATTTAATCGCCTCACCTCAGTCATATACCTGAAGATGCAAACACAATGTGAGCATGTAGAGTTGTGGTGCTTATGTGATTTACAAGAGGTGACACTAAAATAGCAAGTATAAACAAAAAGGATTAGCAATTTGACTCACGGGGATTACGTTGCTTACCTGTTTGCCAAACTAATTATTTTATCTCGAACACCTTTCTGCAAAGACCCTGTTTGATTCAGCGAAAATGTTCCATCCAAAAAGAACGAAGCCCCAGCAGTTGTGGTGCCTAGCTTATGGGCAATGACCGACATTCCCCATTCGCGAAGGATTGCGAGAACTGATCTCAGAAGCCGCAGCTTCAGATTAAGTGAGGGCACGATTGCACCATTCGATAGCAGTTGATCATACACAGCAAGCACAGGCTCGGCTTGACCTTTACAGGCTCCGAGAAGGGCTCTTGCAACATCCTCATCACCAACTAATTCTTGTCCTGAACTTAACCTATCCTGTAGATACGAGCATTTGATGATACAAGTCTCCCTGTGAAGTGCACTGCTGCTAAGtatgaaatatatatatatatatatatatatagatgccATGTACACATACCAATGCAGCCTTCTCAAGATGAAGGCATATTATATCCAAAGGTAAACAAGCTCCATCTGCAGGATCTAGTTTTGAGCCAACTCTTTTCACCACAGAACATGCTTCTGCTAAACCACCTCTTGTCAGTGTTTGGTCAAGGAGTCTGGCCCAAATTTCCCGGACAATTTTGCTATCAGCATCTCCAGAGTAATTTGCAAAGTTGAGCATTTCCAGGCAAAcctaacaacaacaacaacaagctTTAAGCCGTCAACTTTTTGAGTAATTACCCAAACCCGATGTAAGCCTTACGAAGTAAAGGCACTCCTAAGTACAAATGCATGACTCAACAACAGAAACACCAAAGCCAGAACGTCAGTTTGCCTTGAGGTTCTTTTGTTTTGGAACTAGGCAAACTTATTGAGcagcatgatttatttttgagAAAAGAAACATAATGATACTAGCAGCAAGATTTCCCAGTAGTGCACACttcatactccctctgttccctaATATTTTAGCTTTTTCTTGATTCGTATGTATCTAGACACATTTTAGTATGTATGTTCACTCATTTTAGTATGTATGTAGCCAATATTTTGAAATAGCTAAAAAGGTCTTATATTAGGGAACGGAGGGAATATATCATAGTAAACATAAGCCAGCATGATCTTACAGTGCACATCAACCAACATCTCATGCAACTTCAATGCTGGTTAGGGTTCAAAATTTTAGGTGAATAAGTGGAATGCACACGAGCATGCTAACAAACAGGACATGAAAGGTTGTTTTGAGAAGTCCATTTGCTAAGACCTCAGCTCCACAAAGGCAAGAGTTGAAATCATGTAACAATGTTGTGATCCAACTTGAATTCCATGAAACACAGAAAATCGTACCTCCCAAAGATTAAATGGAACAGCATAGTCGTTGTATAGTTGAGTAATGCTCTTAAGATTCAGTGAAAGCTCTTTCGCCTTGTCCTTGGCCTCCTTGGCAGATTCTGCATCAGCTAGAACATTATCACGAGGAAAGGGGTCGCTGGGTGATTCAGAACTGCCTGGGATAGTTTCAAGCCGTGAAGCCATAGACTCCAGTTCTTGTTTAATTTGCATTTGAAACCGAAGCACTGCAAGTTTGCCTTCAAGTAGATCCACTGTACTACTGTCAATAGGATTTCTCGACGAATCAGCAGCAATGCCTGCACTTTTGGCCTGTAGCACAGCATTGCTCAGATATTGATACCTGGATTCCAAAGTTAGGTGTTAATAGATACAACGCATGGACATACGGAGGTAAAGAAAAGAAGCAGAACAAAATCTGGAGACCTCTGATCAAGAGCAGGAGCTTCTTCGGCATTGGAGCACTGCCTTTCTGCCAATATCAATAACATCCTGGCAGCAGCAACATGCTCCCCCTTGAGAACATAGTACCTTGCTAGGAGCTCAAGATACTTCGTTTGGCTAGTAGAAATAGGTGCACCTAAATCATCCAACCTAGGAGCCCCTCGAACCTTAAAAGTGGAAGAAAGAGACAATCAGGACAGCACAACATGTATATTCTTTTATTAACACAGTAAAGTCTTGAACTCAGTATAAGTTACGATGATGATGACTTGGAAAGATCTAGCAAACGTACAGGCATTTCTAATGCAAGGAATCATATAGCCAGAAGTTGAAGAAGACACTTTTAGATTATCAGAGGAAAAAGAAAACTAAGTAGCAGGAACAATTGAATGATAGTATGATTGAATCGGCTGGTATTAGACAAGATATGGGCAGGCTCCATGTAAACTTTAGCAGATGGTGTACCTTTTAGCTAACACTAAACAGGATATAAACTAAATGAACTCATGTTAATAATTTCAATTTCCATTTTATTAAGATGAGAACAATATTAAGTTGAGGCAGTGGTGGAGCCTGTAGGATCGATAAGGCAGCCAGCTCAAGCAAAAATGGAACAAAATACAACATAAAATGCAAGATATTCTTCTACACTCTTCTACAAGGCCTTCAGATTCAACACGTTAACAAAATTTTCAATTGAGTTAACATACTAAATACATCTCTAACAATACCAGGTTGTTATTAGGATTCACCTCTTCTTGATGCTTACGACCAGCACTCTGAAGAAAAGCAACCAAATCGGAGCCTCCGTACTCCAAAAGTTCATTATCCAGACCAAGCTCAATAAGTGTCCTGTATAGATGCTCGTGGAAAGCTGTGTCTGGCCACTGGACACTTAGCTGAATAATCTGTTTGATACATTTGCTTCGAGAAGCTGGATCAAGGGCAGTCACTGGACCAGGTGCCCCACTTCGTCCCGCACCTTTGAGTGTACGCAGAGCATTCATAACTATTTCATAGCACTGTACACGCTGTGCAGTTATAGTATCATGATGCCTTGCATCAATTTGCCCATTAATAACATCAGCATTGGAATCAAGTGCTTGAGCCTTCTGTAGTGGCAACCGCACTACTGCCTCATAGAATCTGAACTCCCATTCAACAAAACACAGAGAATGTCAGCTTGCAGACCGAATAAATGAAATTGTTCAGGATTTATAGATTTGTTTTATCATATACAAGATGATTCAGTAAGGAACTAACCGTAGGTTCTCAAATCTCTTGCATATAGCACTCAAATCAGCAGAGTCTGGAATTTTGGTCAAGAGATTGAAGGCTTCCCTAGCAAGAATATCCCTCTCGTCTTGGTTGTTTGTCATAGATGCTTTCTCGAGACTCTCAACTGCGGAGTAATACTTGTAGTCTGACTCGTTGAAGTAGCTAGGACAGCCCTCCCTCAATTTAGTGCTGATATCCTCAACAGTTCCTTTGCCCTCTGGGCCAATGTAGTACTGCAAAAATCAAATGAAAGTACAGATTAAACTGCAATGAGTGATGAATCACCAAGGCTGTTCCCTTTTTGTTGGCAGTTTGGGCAGagcagagagagagggagaagagtGCTACCTCCATGAGTGAAGAAATAAGCCGCATCGCAAGCTGGTCACCATCCTCAGAACATACTAACTGATGAAAAGTTAACTGAACTAACTTTTTACGCAAATCATTGCCTAGTGTCTGAACCAAGCGAGCAACATTATGCTGACAAATAAGttgaagtagaacaagtgcttcaCCAGATCTTCGAAGCAACCGCCTAAGGCACTCGATTGCCCTCACCTGTTATACAAGTAAAGTATTAAGCAAACAAATTTAGATTTTCTCTTCCTTGAGAAATTACAGAAATGTTACCTCCATAGCAGCTAGTTCTGCTGATGTATAAAGCGACCGTGGCTTCTTATTCGATGCAGATTGATCTGCAGAGTCCATGTCTCTAATGCGGTAGGGGCTCTTTCCATTGTTATGGATACCAGCACCAATGGTAGGCCCTGTTTTGTACAGTATGGAACCAGAATCTCCCAGGCCAGCAACATACCCATAAAGTCCTCTTCTCTTGTTTCTTCTGGACCTCAAAAATGTTTCCAACGAACGAATCTTACTCTCAAGAACTTTCATGGCACCAGTAGAAAGCCTACAAACGACCACGCCATCCCCGTGGTCATTGGAACCTATCAGCCCCCGAACCACCATAACTGGAAGCTCCCACACAGGATACAGAAGTCTGGATGAGCATAAGCAAAGCCCTTCATATGCGCCGGAAAACAAAGGTTCTGCTTCCTGAACAACTTGTCCCATGCTAAAGCCTCCAGCCTGAGTTCGAGTGTTAGACAAAGCAGTAGTGCCATTAAGTTGAGGCATTCCAACAAGCCCAGGGTCCTCAAATGCTTCAGCAGCCTTCTCAGAAACCGCATTGCTTATCAGACTATCTTCAGTGTAAAGTAACTTCGCAGCTAGCATTAAGCACATTGCTGCAGCCTCTCCAGCACCAAAGCGATTAAAGAACTCTTCTATTTGTGATCTCAAGGTGTTCCCATCAAACAACTTCCTTAGAATGTCAACAGGCCTGTTAAAAACTAATTCCATCAAACCCATTGTATTGAATACTACCATCCTTCTCCGTGGTAAGATATGTTGGGTAGGAAGATCGCCTTTGGCCCACAGCTTTACAGATGCTTTCTCAGAAGGTTTTCTGAATGCTGAAAGGCATTCCACATCAGCGTATAAAGACTGCATGATGAAAGCAGCATCTGGAAGTGGGAAGACATCAGAAGCACAAAGCATCCGACCCTCAACTGGCAAAGCGGAGACTGTTTCTCGGAGAGCCTTAGAGCTTCTAGAAGCTGTTGCGAAGGTA
This genomic window from Aegilops tauschii subsp. strangulata cultivar AL8/78 chromosome 4, Aet v6.0, whole genome shotgun sequence contains:
- the LOC109733293 gene encoding nuclear pore complex protein NUP155, producing the protein MMAWAEDEAIGPDVASAGLHVSERIGRDAAAQPDLEEALEASRYASHPYSSHPKEWPPLVEVAETRQLPPMLIERYNAAAGEGTALCGIFSEIHRAWATVDNSFYIWRFDKWDGQCQEYHADEQAICAVGLARAKPGIFVEAIQYILILATPVEVMLVGVCCSASADGTDPYAELSLQPLPEYMISTDGVTMTCITCTDRGQIFLSGRDGHIYELQYTTGSGWRKRCRKVCLTTGLGSLLSRWVLPSAFNFSAVDPIVDMVIDEERNTIYARTEGMKLQLFDLGASGDGPLKKITEEKNLVDPRDAPYGGRRPNASRAARSPKPSIVCISPLSAMESKWLHAVAVLSDGKRLFISTSGGSSSSVGLNSGLQRPSCLKIVATRPSPPLGVGGGLTFGAVSAAGRAQPEDLALKVESAFYSAGALIMSDSSATAMSSLLAVQKDSAAQLSLPSTFATASRSSKALRETVSALPVEGRMLCASDVFPLPDAAFIMQSLYADVECLSAFRKPSEKASVKLWAKGDLPTQHILPRRRMVVFNTMGLMELVFNRPVDILRKLFDGNTLRSQIEEFFNRFGAGEAAAMCLMLAAKLLYTEDSLISNAVSEKAAEAFEDPGLVGMPQLNGTTALSNTRTQAGGFSMGQVVQEAEPLFSGAYEGLCLCSSRLLYPVWELPVMVVRGLIGSNDHGDGVVVCRLSTGAMKVLESKIRSLETFLRSRRNKRRGLYGYVAGLGDSGSILYKTGPTIGAGIHNNGKSPYRIRDMDSADQSASNKKPRSLYTSAELAAMEVRAIECLRRLLRRSGEALVLLQLICQHNVARLVQTLGNDLRKKLVQLTFHQLVCSEDGDQLAMRLISSLMEYYIGPEGKGTVEDISTKLREGCPSYFNESDYKYYSAVESLEKASMTNNQDERDILAREAFNLLTKIPDSADLSAICKRFENLRFYEAVVRLPLQKAQALDSNADVINGQIDARHHDTITAQRVQCYEIVMNALRTLKGAGRSGAPGPVTALDPASRSKCIKQIIQLSVQWPDTAFHEHLYRTLIELGLDNELLEYGGSDLVAFLQSAGRKHQEEVRGAPRLDDLGAPISTSQTKYLELLARYYVLKGEHVAAARMLLILAERQCSNAEEAPALDQRYQYLSNAVLQAKSAGIAADSSRNPIDSSTVDLLEGKLAVLRFQMQIKQELESMASRLETIPGSSESPSDPFPRDNVLADAESAKEAKDKAKELSLNLKSITQLYNDYAVPFNLWEVCLEMLNFANYSGDADSKIVREIWARLLDQTLTRGGLAEACSVVKRVGSKLDPADGACLPLDIICLHLEKAALDRLSSGQELVGDEDVARALLGACKGQAEPVLAVYDQLLSNGAIVPSLNLKLRLLRSVLAILREWGMSVIAHKLGTTTAGASFFLDGTFSLNQTGSLQKGVRDKIISLANRYMTEVRRLNLPQNQTDNVYRGFRDLEEKLLSPY